A single window of Sphaerodactylus townsendi isolate TG3544 linkage group LG03, MPM_Stown_v2.3, whole genome shotgun sequence DNA harbors:
- the FGD1 gene encoding FYVE, RhoGEF and PH domain-containing protein 1 isoform X1, translating into MYGEYVKNFDRAMELVSTWMERSAQFKGIIHEVQREEICGNLTLQHHMLEPVQRIPRYELLLKDYLLKLPQDSPDCKDAQKSLELIATAAEHSNAAIRKMERMHSLLKVYELLGGEEDIVSPTNELIKEGHILKLSAKNGTTQDRYLILFNDRLLYCVPKLRLIGQKFGVRARIDVEGMELKESSSLNVPRTFLVSGKQRSLELQARTEEEKRDWIQAIQATIQKHEQTLETFKQLISEDETPPNSPGSELGRRAPTPIREKEVTMCMQCKEPFNALTKRRHHCRACGHVVCGKCSEFRARLVYDNNRPNRVCAGCYTTLQGSPASPVPHPNTPQRRRSILEKQASVVAENSVICSFLHYMEKGGKAWHKGWFVIPENEPLVLYIYGAPQDVKAQRSMPLIGFEVSLPDPGERVDRRHAFRISQSHLCWYFSPETEELRQRWMEVLSRAGRGEEGKGPPSILEADEDTEAEEAT; encoded by the exons ATGTATGGTGAATATGTCAAGAACTTTGATCGCGCCATGGAGCTGGTCAGCACCTGGATGGAACGCTCAGCACAGTTCAAGGGCATTATCCATGAAGTGCAG CGAGAAGAGATCTGCGGAAACCTGACCCTGCAGCATCATATGTTGGAGCCGGTCCAGCGGATCCCTCGCTACGAGCTGCTACTGAAGGATTATCTCCTTAAACTGCCCCAGGACTCGCCCGATTGCAAGGATGCCCAGA AGTCCCTTGAACTTATCGCAACGGCAGCTGAGCACTCGAACGCCGCCATCCGCAAAATG GAGAGAATGCACTCATTGCTGAAGGTTTATGAACTCTTGGGAGGCGAGGAAGATATAGTGAGCCCCACCAACGAGCTTATCAAGGAAGGCCATATTCTGAAGCTGTCTGCTAAGAATGGGACCACGCAGGACCGCTACCTGATCTTG TTCAACGATCGCTTGCTGTACTGTGTGCCAAAGCTGCGTCTGATTGGACAGAAGTTTGGAGTCCGTGCTCGCATAGACGTGGAGGGGATGGAG TTGAAAGAGTCCAGCAGCCTCAATGTGCCCCGGACCTTCCTTGTATCGGGGAAACAGCGATCCCTAGAGCTCCAAGCCAG GACTGAAGAGGAGAAGCGAGATTGGATCCAG GCGATCCAGGCAACGATTCAGAAGCATGAACAGACTCTGGAGACGTTCAAGCAGCTGATCAGCGAGGATGAAACGCCGCCCAATTCGCCT GGGAGTGAGCTGGGACGACGGGCGCCCACGCCGATCCGGGAGAAGGAGGTGACCATGTGTATGCAGTGCAAGGAGCCCTTCAATGCTCTCACCAAGCGTAGACATCATTGCCGGGCTTGCGGCCAC GTTGTCTGTGGAAAATGTTCCGAGTTCCGGGCTCGCCTGGTCTATGACAACAACCGACCCAACCGTGTCTGCGCCGGTTGTTACACGACGCTCCAGGGCTCCCCTGCCAGTCCCGTTCCACACCCCAATACGCCTCAACGCCGGAGATCCATTCTGGAG AAACAGGCTTCAGTGGTGGCAGAGAACAGCGTCATCTGCAGTTTCTTGCACTAcatggagaaaggagggaaggcCTGGCATAAGGGCTGGTTTGTCATCCCTGAAAACGAGCCCCTTGTTCTCTACATCTACGGAGCCCCACAG GATGTGAAGGCTCAGCGTTCAATGCCTCTGATTGGCTTCGAGGTGAGCCTCCCCGACCCTGGGGAGCGGGTGGATCGCCGCCATGCCTTCCGGATCAGCCAGAGCCACCTGTGCTGGTATTTCAGCCCTGAGACGGAGGAGCTGAGGCAGCGATGGATGGAGGTGCTGAGCCGGGCGGGTCGCGGAGAAGAAGGCAAGGGACCGCCTTCCATCTTAGAGGCAGACGAAGATACGGAGGCCGAGGAGGCAACCTAA
- the FGD1 gene encoding FYVE, RhoGEF and PH domain-containing protein 1 isoform X2 encodes MYGEYVKNFDRAMELVSTWMERSAQFKGIIHEVQREEICGNLTLQHHMLEPVQRIPRYELLLKDYLLKLPQDSPDCKDAQKSLELIATAAEHSNAAIRKMERMHSLLKVYELLGGEEDIVSPTNELIKEGHILKLSAKNGTTQDRYLILFNDRLLYCVPKLRLIGQKFGVRARIDVEGMELKESSSLNVPRTFLVSGKQRSLELQARTEEEKRDWIQAIQATIQKHEQTLETFKQLISEDETPPNSPGSELGRRAPTPIREKEVTMCMQCKEPFNALTKRRHHCRACGHVVCGKCSEFRARLVYDNNRPNRVCAGCYTTLQGSPASPVPHPNTPQRRRSILEVRLVGQPCPVKSCWEWCAFFGKNRLQWWQRTASSAVSCTTWRKEGRPGIRAGLSSLKTSPLFSTSTEPHRM; translated from the exons ATGTATGGTGAATATGTCAAGAACTTTGATCGCGCCATGGAGCTGGTCAGCACCTGGATGGAACGCTCAGCACAGTTCAAGGGCATTATCCATGAAGTGCAG CGAGAAGAGATCTGCGGAAACCTGACCCTGCAGCATCATATGTTGGAGCCGGTCCAGCGGATCCCTCGCTACGAGCTGCTACTGAAGGATTATCTCCTTAAACTGCCCCAGGACTCGCCCGATTGCAAGGATGCCCAGA AGTCCCTTGAACTTATCGCAACGGCAGCTGAGCACTCGAACGCCGCCATCCGCAAAATG GAGAGAATGCACTCATTGCTGAAGGTTTATGAACTCTTGGGAGGCGAGGAAGATATAGTGAGCCCCACCAACGAGCTTATCAAGGAAGGCCATATTCTGAAGCTGTCTGCTAAGAATGGGACCACGCAGGACCGCTACCTGATCTTG TTCAACGATCGCTTGCTGTACTGTGTGCCAAAGCTGCGTCTGATTGGACAGAAGTTTGGAGTCCGTGCTCGCATAGACGTGGAGGGGATGGAG TTGAAAGAGTCCAGCAGCCTCAATGTGCCCCGGACCTTCCTTGTATCGGGGAAACAGCGATCCCTAGAGCTCCAAGCCAG GACTGAAGAGGAGAAGCGAGATTGGATCCAG GCGATCCAGGCAACGATTCAGAAGCATGAACAGACTCTGGAGACGTTCAAGCAGCTGATCAGCGAGGATGAAACGCCGCCCAATTCGCCT GGGAGTGAGCTGGGACGACGGGCGCCCACGCCGATCCGGGAGAAGGAGGTGACCATGTGTATGCAGTGCAAGGAGCCCTTCAATGCTCTCACCAAGCGTAGACATCATTGCCGGGCTTGCGGCCAC GTTGTCTGTGGAAAATGTTCCGAGTTCCGGGCTCGCCTGGTCTATGACAACAACCGACCCAACCGTGTCTGCGCCGGTTGTTACACGACGCTCCAGGGCTCCCCTGCCAGTCCCGTTCCACACCCCAATACGCCTCAACGCCGGAGATCCATTCTGGAGGTGAGGCTGGTGGGACAGCCCTGCCCTGTGAAATCCTGCTGGGAGTGGTGCGCCTTCTTTGGAAA AAACAGGCTTCAGTGGTGGCAGAGAACAGCGTCATCTGCAGTTTCTTGCACTAcatggagaaaggagggaaggcCTGGCATAAGGGCTGGTTTGTCATCCCTGAAAACGAGCCCCTTGTTCTCTACATCTACGGAGCCCCACAG GATGTGA